In Glycine max cultivar Williams 82 chromosome 7, Glycine_max_v4.0, whole genome shotgun sequence, a single window of DNA contains:
- the LOC100809575 gene encoding reticulon-like protein B9, translated as MARDASSSASETRAKLSKWEKPMQEVLRRGNDAATLLWRNINVLASLLIGMTVIWFLIEIVEYNFRTNFRTLIFHIFITMMLVLFIYSTFANILKRISSGELSLRNFLLIIGSLYILSVIERYFSIVNWLHVGFLCLLTLPIVYKWHV; from the exons ATGGCGCGTGATGCATCATCTTCAGCATCAGAAACACGAGCAAAGCTCTCTAAATGGGAGAAACCGATGCAAGAAGTTCTTAGAAGAGGAAACG ATGCAGCTACGTTATTATGGAGGAACATAAATGTATTAGCTTCGCTTTTGATTGGGATGACAGTGATATGGTTTCTGATTGAGATCGTTGAGTACAATTTCAGGACTAATTTCAGGACTCTCATTTTtcacattttcatcaccatgATGCTTGTACTATTCATATACTCCACGTttgcaaatatattaaaaag GATTTCTTCAGGTGAATTAAGTTTGCGAAACTTTCttctg ATCATTGGTTCCCTCTATATACTGTCAGTGATAGAAAGGTACTTCAGCATTGTCAATTGGCTACATGTTG GTTTTCTATGCTTGCTAACGCTGCCAATTGTGTATAAATGGCACGTATAG